In Rubrobacter aplysinae, the DNA window CGACCGGGGCTACCGCTTCTCGACGTACGCGACGTGGTGGATCCGGCAGGCCGTGCAGCGCGCCGTCGCCGATAAGGGCCGGACGATCCGGGTGCCGGTACACATGACGGAGAAGATCCGCAAGGTTGGCCGCGCCTACAACGAGCTCTCCGTAGAGTTCGAGCGCGAGCCCACCGAGGAAGAGGTCGCCAAGAAGCTAGAGTGGAGCATGGACGAGGTCCGCATCACCATGAGCGCGATGCCGGACGCCACGAGCCTCGACCAGCCGGTCTCCAGTGAGGATACGGCCTCCCAGCTCGGGGACTTCATAGAGGACGACAAGGTCTCCGACACCCCGGACACGGTAATGAAGGACATGGAGACCGTGCAGCTCAAGGAGGCCATCGAGCGACTTCCCGAGCGTGCCCGCTACGTGCTGGTCCGCCGATACGGCCTCGACGACCGCGATCCGGCCACCCTCGCAGACCTCGGCGACGAGCTGGACATCTCCCGCGAGCGGGTACGCCAGCTCCAGCGCGAGGCGGAGCGCATCCTGAAAGGCGGCGAGTACGGGCGCATCCTGCGCGACGCCGTAGCTTAGATATAGCTTAACCCTAGATAGAACCAACATTTTCCGCCATCAGAGGGGCCGGAGGCATCTCCGGTCCCTCTCGTGTCTCTCCACCCGGACTCTGATAGTCTCGCCGGATCTTGCCACGATCCTACCGCAAAGCGTTCCGGGGCTCCATCGCGGCGTTCATCTTGCTCTCCGCCGTGACCGGAGCGGGCTGGATGCGCGGCGTGGATATGCTGGTCCTGAGGGCGTCCCAGGCTCCGGCCTCCGCTTTGCTGGACGCGATCTCGGAGGCTTTCTCGCTCGCCGGCGGGATCTTCGTGACAGTAGCCCTCACCGGCGCGCTGGTCACGGTCCTTTACGTGCGCGGTAGACGAGCGCTCGCGAGCCGGCTCGCGGCGGCTTTCGTGGCGGCGAGCGTGATCGAGGTCGCCCTGAAGTTGTATCTGCCCGTGCCGCCCCTCCCGCTACAGTATCTACGCGCAGGCCCGGAAGACCTTATAGTAAGCCTGCCGAACCCGTATCCGAGCGGCCACATGATGAGGTGCGTCTTTCTGGCCGGGGCCGTCGCGTCGCTGTGGCCCTCACGCCCGGTGCGGACGGCGGCGGTAATGCTCGTGGTAGCGATGGCGGCTACCCGGGTGTACCTCGGCGTACACTGGGCCTCGGACGTCGTGGGCGGCGCGCTCCTCGGGGCCGCAGCCCTGGCCTGGGCGCTTGGCCGGTACAGTCGGGGGAGCGGAGCCGATTCTAGAATCCAGCACAAGGAGCGTGTAAGGTGAGAGTAACCGTGGTGGGCTCGGGGACGGTGGTGCCCCGATTGGACCGGCGCCAGAGCTGCGTCGTGGTGAATTGCGGTGGTGAGACCATAGCCCTGGACCTGGGCGCCGGGGCGATACACGGGATGCTTCACGCCGGCCTAGACCCTTTCAGCCTGGACCGGATCTTCTTTACCCACCTCCACCCCGACCACACCTCGGAACTGATCCCGCTACTCTTCTCCACGAACTACAGCGACCCCGCCAACCCCAGAGAACGGCCTCTAATGCTAGCCGGTCCCGAGGGCTTTGCCAAGTTCTGGGACCTTATTGGCCAAGCCTACAATGGCTGGCTCTCGGGAGACTACCAGGCCACGCTTGAACTACCGGTACAACATTCCGAACAGAGAGAGTTCGGCGGCTACCATTTGAGCTGGGCCCCGGCGCAGCACCG includes these proteins:
- a CDS encoding sigma-70 family RNA polymerase sigma factor encodes the protein MSTKSSTEKSLEKKMESLKAAREAETPELLAKYLAHIGQGNLLTHAEEIDLSQRAEQGDGRARARLIEKNLRLVVSVAKKYRGYGLPFEDLIQEGNIGLMKAVEKFDPDRGYRFSTYATWWIRQAVQRAVADKGRTIRVPVHMTEKIRKVGRAYNELSVEFEREPTEEEVAKKLEWSMDEVRITMSAMPDATSLDQPVSSEDTASQLGDFIEDDKVSDTPDTVMKDMETVQLKEAIERLPERARYVLVRRYGLDDRDPATLADLGDELDISRERVRQLQREAERILKGGEYGRILRDAVA
- a CDS encoding phosphatase PAP2 family protein; translation: MPRSYRKAFRGSIAAFILLSAVTGAGWMRGVDMLVLRASQAPASALLDAISEAFSLAGGIFVTVALTGALVTVLYVRGRRALASRLAAAFVAASVIEVALKLYLPVPPLPLQYLRAGPEDLIVSLPNPYPSGHMMRCVFLAGAVASLWPSRPVRTAAVMLVVAMAATRVYLGVHWASDVVGGALLGAAALAWALGRYSRGSGADSRIQHKERVR
- a CDS encoding MBL fold metallo-hydrolase, encoding MRVTVVGSGTVVPRLDRRQSCVVVNCGGETIALDLGAGAIHGMLHAGLDPFSLDRIFFTHLHPDHTSELIPLLFSTNYSDPANPRERPLMLAGPEGFAKFWDLIGQAYNGWLSGDYQATLELPVQHSEQREFGGYHLSWAPAQHRPESIAYRIEEPGGESLVYTGDTEYSESVVDLARGAHTMIVECSFPDDSPVPGHLTPKGVAGMAREAGVSRVVLTHIFPPADELDLVSEVGRGYAGEVIVASDGLELTL